The following proteins come from a genomic window of Lolium rigidum isolate FL_2022 chromosome 5, APGP_CSIRO_Lrig_0.1, whole genome shotgun sequence:
- the LOC124654371 gene encoding KRR1 small subunit processome component homolog (The sequence of the model RefSeq protein was modified relative to this genomic sequence to represent the inferred CDS: added 45 bases not found in genome assembly): MASDVEASAAAEAPEGKNWKRKGKHDKEKPWDQDPTIDRWTVDKFDPSWNEGGLLEVSSFSTLFPEYREKYLQDAWPIVKGALKEFGVSCELNLVEGSMTVSTTRKTRDPYIILKARDLIKLLSRSVPAPQAIKVLNDEMNCDIIKIGSIIRNKERFVKRRERLLGPNLSTLKAIEILTGCYILVQGNTVAAMGTFKGLKQVRKVVEDCIKNIKHPVYHIKELLIKRELAKNPALATESWNRFLPNFKKKNVKQKKPNTKEKKQYTPFPPPQQPSKIDLELESGEYFMSDKKKSAKKWQDKLDKQSEKSEEKKRKREAAFVPPKENTQSTKTTDDNNGIADIAKSLKKKAKKLRNSEAQENVKIESYVASNEESHSKKKHKSSSM, from the exons ggcaaGAACTGGAAGCGGAAGGGGAAGCACGACAAGGAGAAGCCGTGGGACCAAGACCCCACCATCGACCGCTGGACGGTCGACAAGTTCGACCCCTCCTGGAACGAGGGCGGCCTGCTGGAGGTCAGCTCCTTCTCCACCCTCTTCCCCGAGTACCGAG AGAAGTATCTGCAGGACGCGTGGCCGATCGTCAAGGGCGCGCTCAAGGAGTTCGGGGTCTCGTGCGAGCTCAATCTG GTGGAGGGTTCCATGACTGTTTCCACCACCAGGAAGACCAGGGACCCATACATTATTCTCAAGGCCAGGGACCTGATAAAACTCCTGTCGCGGAGCGTTCCTGCACCCCAA GCAATCAAAGTACTCAATGATGAGATGAACTGTGATATTATTAAGATCGGTAGCATCATAAGAAACAAG GAAAGATTTGTCAAAAGGAGAGAACGTCTTCTAGGTCCTAATCTGTCCACCCTTAAG GCTATAGAGATTCTGACTGGATGCTACATCTTAGTTCAG GGGAATACTGTTGCTGCCATGGGTACCTTTAAGGGACTGAAACAAGTCCGAAAGGTTGTGGAGGACTGCATAAAGAACATAAAGCATCCAGTATATCACATTAAG GAACTACTAATTAAACGTGAGCTGGCTAAAAATCCTGCCCTAGCCACTGAAAGCTGGAACAGGTTTCTCCCAAACTTTAAGAA AAAGAATGTCAAGCAAAAGAAGCCGAATACTAAGGAGAAGAAACAGTACACACCCTTTCCGCCTCCTCAACAGCCTAGCAAG ATTGATCTTGAACTGGAGAGTGGTGAGTATTTCATGAGTGACAAGAAGAAGTCAGCAAAGAAATGGCAAGATAAGCTAGATAAGCAATCAGAGAAAtcagaggaaaagaaaagaaagcgaGAAGCTGCATTTGTTCCACCCAAG GAGAACACTCAATCCACCAAAACTACTGATGACAACAATGGGATTGCTGATATTGCGAAGTCCTTGAAG AAAAAGGCAAAGAAATTGAGGAATAGCGAGGCACAGGAAAATGTGAAAATAGAGTCATATGTTGCAAGCAATGAAGAATCACACTCCAAAAAGAAGCACAAATCTTCATCCATGTAA